The window TAATTTCTTAAACAATATTCTCATCAAACCAGTTTTCTATAAAACTAATTTCATGTACTTCACTAAGGCAAATGGTTGGGGAAGACATTTTTGGtgaatatttcacgaaactttAATTATATAGGCTTTGATAACAAACACTTATCATATTCTATATATATCTTTCATGTTTTTCAAGATGAATTCCATATTTCATGTAGAAATGAGGTACATCCAAGGTTTCAGACAATTgcaagtttttttctgaaactttttttcaataaaatttacagAAGTTACtatcaaatttttataataCTGAAATATTAGTGGGATTGTCCTTTGGCACAAAAATGATTCAACGTCAATGGTCTAAGGCTATCTTCCGATGACCAATTCAAAATGTCGACTTCATTAGAAAAAcgctttttttaaatataaatggGAGAAAAATGCAGAGCAAACGTCAGAACCAAATCAAACagtatgaaattgaaattagaaTAGAATCAcgattttcgaaaatataaatgagtTTCGTTGttcgaaaataaaattggaaTGGATcgtatttgtttttgaaaatacgaAATTTTTTTACGTATTAATATTAATCAACAACTAATGTTGGACTATTGTCAGTCAACCATATCTCATTGTTTAACATTCCTGAAAGGAATTGGCGAATTGGTAACAGATGCAGGCAAGGATTTAGCACCTTTGTCAGCGAGATGATAAACATCCTCTTCCTCTTGGTTTATCCTCCTCATCTGCTGAAAAAATCAATCAGCATGTTACATCGTATAAACAGCAACATGTAAAGTTTATTAACAAATGGACAATGCAACTACTGTTAAATTAGTACTGGGTATTCCACCTTAGGCGATTTCATAACTCTGTTGTAGTTCAATCGGAATGAATGTAAACTTTAGTTTGGTGCCTGTGTGCTGGTTCAGtgttatgtatttattttttattccgtCTCTCCCAGCCCTCAGAAACTGAGATCTTGTATGTTACTGTGTCCGCAAATCCATATTGTTTCTTGGATTTCTATATCTAGCATTTAACTAGTCTAACTTTGAAATGGGTATTTGAGTTGgaatagaaatttcaaaaacttctaAGATAATAATGTTACAAGAGCGAAAATGTGTTGTGGAGTGCTGACTTTTAAGGAGTGAAAAACTAGGAAGCCGCAGCCATTGGCAGAGTATTTTTTCTGTGATAATAACAGAGCTATAGAAACACACTCTAGGTGGAACATGTTGTATGAAAATGAACAATATTCGAAGGAAAATGCATTCAACtcagatttttcaaataacatttTCGACCTATACTCAAACTAGACTACTCGACTGTGAAAAACTAAGAAATACGTAGAACTATGCAAAATTGTTAATAAGCAAGAAGAAACTATATATTTGAAGACGATTTACTTAGATGACTTTTTTATCAACGCCTTATAATCTAAGGAAGAATTCTATATATTTAAGTAGAAGCATCTACCTAATCTACTCAATTCATTCAGGCATCTGTGAACAGACCTTAACCACCATTCATGGTCATTTCTTTTAAATCCTAGAGAAAAGGCTTTATCAACAGTGAATTATGAGGATTTCAGGGATCTGAATCCGGATAGGTGagcatgaaaaaaaattgttttcatcaaTTAAACCAGTTGGTATTTCCTATATGATTGCTGTTAATTATTCGAACATTTCAATTGGGCATTTAACACCtactaattcaaaattattcatgaatactaagaaaatattcaagttaTTATTTTGTGGTAACATTAATCATAAAACAGGGGTTATCGTCAATGACCAAACATTATTAGTGCATTAAAACACAAAAAAGTAGACATAACTGTTTCACTCTCAAAAACCAAACCAACAGACTATATGAcgaaaacaaacaaatcaaTTATGAGTCAATAAATGATGGCAACTTATCAGGAAAAATCATACGatagaaacaaataaattgacttgaaataaaaaagtttattgaatttttccactaccaatattttttttataaagggtgtttttttttagagctatagaactttaaattgcaataaaacaacgatggattattcgattgacatgaattttatttatccgcaagataatcttgtggcattacattttaaatatgatttctggcatatgaccgccacggctggctcggatgtagtccaatctggacgtccaattttcgattactttttccaacatttgtggccgtatatcgacaataacaaggcgaatgttgtcttccgaatggtcaagggtttgtggcttagccccacagaaagtagtctagcggtgttaaatcacaagatcttggaggccaattcacaggtccaaaacgtgaaattaggcggtcaccaaacgtgtctttcaataaatcgattgtggcacgagctgtgtgacatgttgcgctgtcttgttggaaccacagctcctggacatcatggttgttcaattcaggaatgaaaaagttagtaatcatggctctataccgatcaccattgaccataacgttctggccatcatagtttttgaagaagtacggaccaatgattccaccagcccataaagcgcaccaaacagtcagtttttctggatgttaacGGCGTTTCgacttacacttgaggattagcttcactccaaatgcggcagttttgtttgttgacgtagccattcaaccagaagtgcgcttcatcgctaatggacgtagtgcgagatacgtattccgcacagaaccattattttcgaaataaaattgcactatttgcaagcgttgttcaggcgtgagtctattcatgatgaattgccaaaacaaactgagaataaatcacttgacagctgttaaatcggtcgccatcttgaacagtaatgccaacataaagttatatacctcgaaaaaaaacacccgtcaaATCGGTCACTAAAGTATTAGACAaggtttaataaaaaatatatttcttgatTGATTTCAATGGGAGAAGTTCTTTATGcttttgaaaaaagttgttTGCCGCTGCCATCTTTATTTAAGAAATAAAACTGTAATACAGCCTTCATTGTTAAAAAGTTAGTAACTTACACCCATAGAGCTGTTAAGAGCAGAGCCATTCATTTCACCTGATTTTTCCGGATTTAGTGGACATACTAAATCACCATAATCTGCTTCTCCTTTGCTCTTTTTCCTCTTCAACGAAAACTGCGATTTCTTTGTCGTCTAAAACGATAAAAATCATTCagcttcaatttttcaaaagacGATGAGCCATCAAGATACATACCTTCAGTTTAGCAGTTGGCGTCAAAGGGATATACCCCATCGTCGACTGTGCATCTCTCTTTTCCTGGATGATGTCCCTTCCTAGAAGTTCCTTGAAGTGCGTATTCAGATGCCTCCGTAACAAAGTCTTCCCAGGTGGAATAGACAGAAGAGAAGCCAGCAACTCAGCTGTGAATTTGGTTTCGTGGACCATCAAGCCACCATGGACACCGGCTCCTCTCAAATTGGGGGCATACTCGGCCAAATCCACTGCTCGAAGCCATTCCATAACcctgaaacagaaaattacaTTTGGAGTAGAAGTTAAAAGTCAACCTTCGTGTTGTTTTTGGTACTAGAGCATGAGACCCACCTGTGCGTGGTCCAAAGAGAGACCAGGTTAGGAGTGGGAGGTCCTTCGTCTGGTACTGATCTCCTCTTCAAACAAGCCGCACTGTAATCATTCTCCCTGAGAACCTGAATACCTCTCTTTATACTAGCTACATGAAGGAGTGATGTTACGTGTAAAACACCCAAATCGTCTACGGTTAATCTGTGGAGAACCCTGCCATCTACCCTGTTGATCAGAAAGCTTTCTTTGTGCTGAGGTAAGCCAACGTCGTCCAACCACCTTAAAACCCAAGCTGTGTCTAATTCTCCAGCTTTACTTAGGTAAGGATCGCTAGATCCATTTTCTTCAGCGTCGATGAGGGCTAGTTGAAGTTTCTTCTTATGCAGGGGGTTCTTGATGATGAGTTCTTTTTCTATTTCCGCTATGGCGCACTCCTGGAGCTGCTGGCCGTTTTTAACCCATTTTCTTGCCTCGGGAATATATTGGTCAAGGCCTAGGTCTTGTAGCCAGTCGCATATGTTTTCAGTGTCCCATTCGCTGAAGGGCTTGTCAGGTCTGTTAACATCAAATTTGTATCATAACAAGGACGTAAACTGATTGCAGGTAGAAAAATGGTGATCTCGTATAGATAAAGTACTATAGCTATCAGATTGAAGAGTACATCAATATTGTGAGCTTACTTTTGAGTTAGTTGTGGTTCGCTCCATCCGAGTCTAGCAGCCGCTGTGGCGCGTACACCTCCCCTCTGAAATTCACCAACGCCAGGTAGGTCTTCTAGATTTCCAGATCCGGATCGtttgatttttccaaaaattttcttgaTTCCCTTGTTCTTGCCGATTTGTAACTGTGATGCGTCTCCGTTATTTTCCTCTGTTGTACCTTTTTCCGTTTGTGCTATTTCAAAGAACACCGTTTAAATACATTTGGTAATTTTTTAGGGAGAGGTTTTCGTTTTTGTAACaatattgaatttgatatttagaAGTTTATGagtataaaatattaaaatcaatAATGAGTGGTTTTGAGgcgtaaaaaaaaatgaattatttagaATTCCCTAATTTACAATGAaagtaatttgaattttctacactaaacattcgaaatttcggttttaatttaattaaatagCAATTAAGTCTCAAATGTTATATGTGGTTAATTGGCAGGCTAATAGCTCTAGTCATGTTAAAGGCTACAAagtattgttattgttattttttttcttgaactctGACAACGACAAAATTTTATCGATTTTACTATGAGTTTTTCCAAAAGTGTGATCGAATAGTTTCAGCTAACATAAAAAAAGTCCTTAAAGGAATAGACCTTATAAGAGGTATTCTAGGCATCATTGAAATAGCTAAAATTTTAGTATGTTACACCTGAGATTTAGGTATACTTTAAATAATTGTATGCTATGAGATTGCTACCACCCTTACACTGGTTGATATACaaaatatagtttgaaatatttttttttgaattagcATAAATAAAATCTGGTCATACTTTGGTATGTTACACCTTTGTTCTttaagatagatagataattgcAATGTATGGGACTACAACAACAATTATATTAGGTGGTACTGTCTGCAAATAggacatcaatttttttctcatatagtAATTGTTGCTTCAGAGAGTGAAATGCCATTAATGAATTGGATAACCTACTTGCCAAAtgacaaatgacataagaaatgtcaaaaaactaATACACAGAGTTGCCATTGTAACCTTGATGAAATGTATGAATATATCATATAAATCATAGATGTAACATActgaaattttataaaattctTTCGATGCCTAGGATGCCTCTTATAGATGTACCTATTTTCTTTTTTGTGCAGTTGCACCAACAGAGGGCGTGCTGCCATTCAGAACGACAATATTAGACTGTCGAAAATCATCTCCTGAAAGGTTAGTTCAGTTATAATTATGGTTACAAAGCCTTAATTAACGTAGACAAGAGCTATCACCTAAATTGGGCACAGAGAATCCCTTTGACCTGACCCCAATGAGATTGGTAAATCCCCTACCAAAGGCAACGGCCTTCTTGCTGCCATTCGAGGCTGGATTCGCGTTGAAATCCACCGACGATATGTTGCCACCGTTGCTCAAGAACTGTTGCCTAGGCAGGCTGGCATAGTGGATGTCTATCTGTCTCTTATAGCTGGAAGGTGGAGTCTGGAAGAATATGAGTTCGTTAGGCCTATTCGGTTAGATGGAAGATTATATCTCGTTAATGTAACTAAGGATAGAATTGAGAGAATCAGGCGAAAGTTGGATGAAATAGAATGCTGTTAAGGATGAAATTGTTTCGAGAGAGAGTTTGTCAGTAGATATCGAGAGAGATTGTGTACGATACACGTTTTAAAaacacattgaaattgttaacatTTACCTGAAGCACTCatattagtgatgtgaagaatagaaaccgtgtgcgtcgctcaaggacaactgagaatattggtgCGGTAGCCCGTAGTtctgacgaaaacccaggtttgtctaTTACTCGTTGATCTTGAGAATTTGCCGGAATAAGAAGATATCGATGTGGAAGATGTTTCTGTTCAACAAGATGCTACTTACCATTACGCAAGCAATgaaacaatagcaattttgaaaaaaatgtttcctggccgtgttatttcttaAAGAGGTGATCAAAATTGGCCAtcgagattttgtgatttaagaaatttagacttttttctttggcaCCACGTGAAAGGTTAGGTCTATGCCCAATGcctcacaatcgattcaagaccttaaagatggaattcgtgaagttatcgagggcAAATGTAAACCTTTGGATACGTTGCAATCAAGATGCAGACTTACCAGTACCAGTGTACCTAAATCCTAGGATGATGCAACTCAGTTTTGTTTTCTGATCTACAAGCGGTATAGGATAGACTTTTGAAAACGATTAGAAGAATGCTGTTAGGTTCAGAATTGAAGAATGAAGAATTCTTAGTAGTGATATGAACTGTTAAgagaatttcatgaatataaagGAAAGATATATAAGCATGATGACCTTTCACTGTACAACTTTGCCTACCTTAGGAGGTTGAAGGTCTTGCAGACAGTAATTTGTTTCGGATCTCCTCGTGGAGTTCAAACTAGTTATTGAACTAGGCGATGGTGACACTCTTAAGGTGTTACCCTTTAAAACACGGAATCGTTAACATCACCTTCATTTTTGGGAAAGTCTTAACATACTTAATCAATATTGAATACAAATATACGAAAAAACTTAACTCTAAGTCAACATGTAGGGAATCATTCAAATTCCAGTTTGAAACTATGATCATAGGTCCAATTCGTTTTCGTTTGAAGTTTCAAGAATTTGAAATGACttattttcatgtttgaattaaaAGCAGCTTGACTAACGAAATACCAGTTGATGTGAAAACTAGAATTTTGTCGTTGGTTACTTCAACGAGCGGGACACCAGTAGCTGCttggttgaatgaaaatttcccgAATAATGAATACGTCAAGGGGCCATCTCGTTCACCTGATCTCAATCCGTTAGATTTTTATAAATGGGGGTCTATGTTTATCATGAAATCACATCTCATTTCAAGATGTAGCAAACTAAATAAGAAAcgactcgaaaaattttcaattatatttctgttttcaacaagaaatttttctttttagaaTTCTTGCAACTTCTAAACGAAAACGAATCGGAATCATAGGAACAAAATTGTTCTGAATGAGTGCATATGTCATAGAGTAAGTTTGCATTAGAGCTTGTAGAACGCCCTGTTaattttttagtaatttttttattcttaccTGACCGCTGTTGGTATGTTGTATTGGGGTTAAAGCTGAATGGGGTTGAGGGGAATTGCGGGGTAGCAGAGTAGGTTTCTTGAGGTCGCCGTTGTTGTTCATATGCAAGTTATTACGTAATTCCATATTCTCTCGTTCTGCTGCTGCCTGTTGTAATTTGAGGTCGCTTATTATGCTCATTAACTCTAATTTTTGCGTTTCGAGGGAAGATCTTGATAGCATTTCCTGGGGAAAAAGAATTACATCCTTAAATTAGGGGAAAAAGATCACAGAATCTTAAATTGTTATAATTATTCAGAATTCTTCGGAAGAATAAACAGTTTATCACTTTGAGAAGATATTACCTAATATCTAGGTTGGTTCcagtctcagagtaataaatatagatagagggagcatatgtcattttcagtaagccaattctgtccccaacatgaactatcaaatttgacatgaagcgcgcggaaatgaaaacatatcagtgatacgatatttcactcaattcgcgagtttctccacaaagaacgcacttcttatgtcccatagtgaatcaacatttcatatcaactcagaatatattgaaataaatacctaaatatatcagaaattcagaaaacaaacttcaagcgcgccaaacgacgtgaaacaaccgatgacactaggagagcaaaagttgccaaaccttggttttcagcaggtagatacagaaaataataaatattctgcttattataaattcgacaattaggaaaaatatcgaatttcaaatatgcataaataattatatttcattaaatataatttacattcataacgatatagtataattgtggatttgaaaatatatcacaatccgacaacgtaatctaaccatgttggggacatttaaaaattgcgtatactccctctctCTACGTTTATTACTGAATGGTTTcaatcaatttgtatcaacCCTGTAAGCGTGATGACAGCTACCCTTGAAATCTTACTTGCGGAGGGTGGCTGAGTGACAGCTTGTTTCAAAGGTAATTTGATGGCCTTTTCAAAAGTGCCGTACACTTGACCTCTTTCAGttccgaaaaataagaaaaaaggaGTAGAATAGTTACTATAGCAAGACTTGCAATGAGACAGTTCCAAGAGAAATCGATTGGTAGAAGAGGGCCGATTGAATGGCTCCCCAGACTTGGTACCTTCAGATTTTTTCCTCTGGTGACATTCAAAGTCGGCCGAATTTGGGTCGAATTTGGAAATAGGTTATATGTTTGTCTACAAAATAATGGACAACATTTCTGAAATGCATCATAATGAAAGTCTGGCTGCATTGCAACTATTCTactgtttttttaatttttggcaGGTTCTAGCAAAAAAGGTCAAGGCAATCGAATGACCTTTAAAACAAAGTTTCACCTAAACCTCTTCCCTATTTAAGATTTTGGGGGTTGCTATTGTAACTAATTTactctttttttattttggtgtCCCAATTCTTTTGAATGAATATACATTGATATTTCGTAAAATTcactattttttcattttaaaatgaaatatcttattggaaaaccctttattataGAATATATCCAGCTATCATAACTTACCCGCTGAAGCTTCTCCTCAGCTTCCACAAGACAATGCTTCTTATCCTGTAACGTTTTTTCCAAATCGGAGATCTTGTAGGACTGAGCTTCGATTTGGTCGGTGAGAACTTGAACTTGCAAGTGCAAGTTGTCCTTTTCGAACTGAAGCTTTCGTACTTTCTCATCCTGTTCACCAGgctgaacgaaaaaaaaaatatatgatcattGTTACCCAATACCTAAACAATAAAATAAGGAGCAGCAGCTTTCTATATTCCTTGTTAACCGCAACGAAGGGAATATCCTTCCCTTAAATGAAAATAAGATCCTTTGTTCGATCCTGCTGCCAAGAGATAGCGTGTTCCGTTTTCTATATAACTTAATAACACAAAAGATCAATCATCTTAGCTGTCAGTTTATAGTCTGGGTATGAAGACACTCGGGGGATTCATAATATAAGATACCAGTTCTTGTTGTGATTATATTGAATCTTGCTTGTCGAAGCTATATGGCAAGCGTGGAAGACATCCTGCCAAGGGTATATTTCACTCTTTTAATCAATCTTCAGTTTCTACCTTTGGAAATATGTTTTATACAGAGAGCTTCATCATTGAAGCGACGCTCTATTACGATTAAGcgctaaaattttcaatttatttttttttcgacattcGGCTCAAATAGAAccacattctcaaattgtttggaaatacacagggtataccaaaaaagtgtaa is drawn from Harmonia axyridis chromosome 7, icHarAxyr1.1, whole genome shotgun sequence and contains these coding sequences:
- the LOC123684019 gene encoding uncharacterized protein LOC123684019 isoform X4, giving the protein MRELKCKLGTGNAVAAVVAVLEKQSKIYDAETSRGNFQERTSSSGNCHAVRDEIATQSASKNNLESIFDAVYGGGVSSKEDESFRTAVEDFDCVAEDVRRNFVKTDSLRRRRRTDTDVSESGDVDGGAFRIERTHSLKSIRTNPYVHGQDYTRSLGRREVRRTDHQDSTISVYTAQPFSNTWKPSPIAGHGSRLPPMPTRPEQRNTSLQTCNLTSQGFDGDTNIDGESGSYHLRQHEDADYRRLSGTESSTTDGLTSSSSSTVDSSDSDEESDRVMVKGLETIAEEDRITPSSLRSSRKDPGDNESSSSEDAAARKDRTLGWSEEASTAGSTSDLSSLEGRKTLRDSSTRCNSDFQWIAKEAPKEDLELPNMEVQTSPPSTFTKPPINRNTTREKSHRKDKAPGSLDRRRHHGTNRQERDQKSRSTHLKSPCRSEEFQPCQSYCCVPAEGFGFDPFHRRHERSDPQKYGSNPMLLEQRGSHPDIYGDMNRCRHDVMGCCSYHMAPPPCYFYGDRGYRWTPPPYTKPGEQDEKVRKLQFEKDNLHLQVQVLTDQIEAQSYKISDLEKTLQDKKHCLVEAEEKLQREMLSRSSLETQKLELMSIISDLKLQQAAAERENMELRNNLHMNNNGDLKKPTLLPRNSPQPHSALTPIQHTNSGQTPPSSYKRQIDIHYASLPRQQFLSNGGNISSVDFNANPASNGSKKAVAFGRGFTNLIGVRSKGFSVPNLAQTEKGTTEENNGDASQLQIGKNKGIKKIFGKIKRSGSGNLEDLPGVGEFQRGGVRATAAARLGWSEPQLTQKPDKPFSEWDTENICDWLQDLGLDQYIPEARKWVKNGQQLQECAIAEIEKELIIKNPLHKKKLQLALIDAEENGSSDPYLSKAGELDTAWVLRWLDDVGLPQHKESFLINRVDGRVLHRLTVDDLGVLHVTSLLHVASIKRGIQVLRENDYSAACLKRRSVPDEGPPTPNLVSLWTTHRVMEWLRAVDLAEYAPNLRGAGVHGGLMVHETKFTAELLASLLSIPPGKTLLRRHLNTHFKELLGRDIIQEKRDAQSTMGYIPLTPTAKLKTTKKSQFSLKRKKSKGEADYGDLVCPLNPEKSGEMNGSALNSSMGQMRRINQEEEDVYHLADKGAKSLPASVTNSPIPFRNVKQ
- the LOC123684019 gene encoding liprin-beta-2 isoform X2, coding for MRELKCKLGTGNAVAAVVAVLEKQSKIYDAETSRGNFQERTSSSGNCHAVRDEIATQSASKNNLESIFDAVYGGGVSSKEDESFRTAVEDFDCVAEDVRRNFVKTDSLRRRRRTDTDVSESGDVDGGAFRIERTHSLKSIRTNPYVHGQDYTRSLGRREVRRTDHQDSTISVYTAQPFSNTWKPSPIAGHGSRLPPMPTRPEQRNTSLQTCNLTSQGFDGDTNIDGESGSYHLRQHEDADYRRLSGTESSTTDGLTSSSSSTVDSSDSDEESDRVMVKGLETIAEEDRITPSSLRSSRKDPGDNESSSSEDAAARKDRTLGWSEEASTAGSTSDLSSLEGRKTLRDSSTRCNSDFQWIAKEAPKEDLELPNMEVQTSPPSTFTKPPINRNTTREKSHRKDKAPGSLDRRRHHGTNRQERDQKSRSTHLKSPCRSEEFQPCQSYCCVPAEGFGFDPFHRRHERSDPQKYGSNPMLLEQRGSHPDIYGDMNRCRHDVMGCCSYHMAPPPCYFYGDRGYRWTPPPYTKPGEQDEKVRKLQFEKDNLHLQVQVLTDQIEAQSYKISDLEKTLQDKKHCLVEAEEKLQREMLSRSSLETQKLELMSIISDLKLQQAAAERENMELRNNLHMNNNGDLKKPTLLPRNSPQPHSALTPIQHTNSGQGNTLRVSPSPSSITSLNSTRRSETNYCLQDLQPPKTPPSSYKRQIDIHYASLPRQQFLSNGGNISSVDFNANPASNGSKKAVAFGRGFTNLIGVRSKGFSVPNLAQTEKGTTEENNGDASQLQIGKNKGIKKIFGKIKRSGSGNLEDLPGVGEFQRGGVRATAAARLGWSEPQLTQKPDKPFSEWDTENICDWLQDLGLDQYIPEARKWVKNGQQLQECAIAEIEKELIIKNPLHKKKLQLALIDAEENGSSDPYLSKAGELDTAWVLRWLDDVGLPQHKESFLINRVDGRVLHRLTVDDLGVLHVTSLLHVASIKRGIQVLRENDYSAACLKRRSVPDEGPPTPNLVSLWTTHRVMEWLRAVDLAEYAPNLRGAGVHGGLMVHETKFTAELLASLLSIPPGKTLLRRHLNTHFKELLGRDIIQEKRDAQSTMGYIPLTPTAKLKTTKKSQFSLKRKKSKGEADYGDLVCPLNPEKSGEMNGSALNSSMGMRRINQEEEDVYHLADKGAKSLPASVTNSPIPFRNVKQ
- the LOC123684019 gene encoding liprin-beta-1 isoform X1, whose product is MRELKCKLGTGNAVAAVVAVLEKQSKIYDAETSRGNFQERTSSSGNCHAVRDEIATQSASKNNLESIFDAVYGGGVSSKEDESFRTAVEDFDCVAEDVRRNFVKTDSLRRRRRTDTDVSESGDVDGGAFRIERTHSLKSIRTNPYVHGQDYTRSLGRREVRRTDHQDSTISVYTAQPFSNTWKPSPIAGHGSRLPPMPTRPEQRNTSLQTCNLTSQGFDGDTNIDGESGSYHLRQHEDADYRRLSGTESSTTDGLTSSSSSTVDSSDSDEESDRVMVKGLETIAEEDRITPSSLRSSRKDPGDNESSSSEDAAARKDRTLGWSEEASTAGSTSDLSSLEGRKTLRDSSTRCNSDFQWIAKEAPKEDLELPNMEVQTSPPSTFTKPPINRNTTREKSHRKDKAPGSLDRRRHHGTNRQERDQKSRSTHLKSPCRSEEFQPCQSYCCVPAEGFGFDPFHRRHERSDPQKYGSNPMLLEQRGSHPDIYGDMNRCRHDVMGCCSYHMAPPPCYFYGDRGYRWTPPPYTKPGEQDEKVRKLQFEKDNLHLQVQVLTDQIEAQSYKISDLEKTLQDKKHCLVEAEEKLQREMLSRSSLETQKLELMSIISDLKLQQAAAERENMELRNNLHMNNNGDLKKPTLLPRNSPQPHSALTPIQHTNSGQGNTLRVSPSPSSITSLNSTRRSETNYCLQDLQPPKTPPSSYKRQIDIHYASLPRQQFLSNGGNISSVDFNANPASNGSKKAVAFGRGFTNLIGVRSKGFSVPNLAQTEKGTTEENNGDASQLQIGKNKGIKKIFGKIKRSGSGNLEDLPGVGEFQRGGVRATAAARLGWSEPQLTQKPDKPFSEWDTENICDWLQDLGLDQYIPEARKWVKNGQQLQECAIAEIEKELIIKNPLHKKKLQLALIDAEENGSSDPYLSKAGELDTAWVLRWLDDVGLPQHKESFLINRVDGRVLHRLTVDDLGVLHVTSLLHVASIKRGIQVLRENDYSAACLKRRSVPDEGPPTPNLVSLWTTHRVMEWLRAVDLAEYAPNLRGAGVHGGLMVHETKFTAELLASLLSIPPGKTLLRRHLNTHFKELLGRDIIQEKRDAQSTMGYIPLTPTAKLKTTKKSQFSLKRKKSKGEADYGDLVCPLNPEKSGEMNGSALNSSMGQMRRINQEEEDVYHLADKGAKSLPASVTNSPIPFRNVKQ
- the LOC123684019 gene encoding liprin-beta-1 isoform X3, which translates into the protein MRELKCKLGTGNAVAAVVAVLEKQSKIYDAETSRGNFQERTSSSGNCHAVRDEIATQSASKNNLESIFDAVYGGGVSSKEDESFRTAVEDFDCVAEDVRRNFVKTDSLRRRRRTDTDVSESGDVDGGAFRIERTHSLKSIRTNPYVHGQDYTRSLGRREVRRTDHQDSTISVYTAQPFSNTWKPSPIAGHGSRLPPMPTRPEQRNTSLQTCNLTSQGFDGDTNIDGESGSYHLRQHEDADYRRLSGTESSTTDGLTSSSSSTVDSSDSDEESDRVMVKGLETIAEEDRITPSSLRSSRKDPGDNESSSSEDAAARKDRTLGWSEEASTAGSTSDLSSLEGRKTLRDSSTRCNSDFQWIAKEAPKEDLELPNMEVQTSPPSTFTKPPINRNTTREKSHRKDKAPGSLDRRRHHGTNRQERDQKSRSTHLKSPCRSEEFQPCQSYCCVPAEGFGFDPFHRRHERSDPQKYGSNPMLLEQRGSHPDIYGDMNRCRHDVMGCCSYHMAPPPCYFYGDRGYRWTPPPYTKPGEQDEKVRKLQFEKDNLHLQVQVLTDQIEAQSYKISDLEKTLQDKKHCLVEAEEKLQREMLSRSSLETQKLELMSIISDLKLQQAAAERENMELRNNLHMNNNGDLKKPTLLPRNSPQPHSALTPIQHTNSGQGNTLRVSPSPSSITSLNSTRRSETNYCLQDLQPPKTPPSSYKRQIDIHYASLPRQQFLSNGGNISSVDFNANPASNGSKKAVAFAQTEKGTTEENNGDASQLQIGKNKGIKKIFGKIKRSGSGNLEDLPGVGEFQRGGVRATAAARLGWSEPQLTQKPDKPFSEWDTENICDWLQDLGLDQYIPEARKWVKNGQQLQECAIAEIEKELIIKNPLHKKKLQLALIDAEENGSSDPYLSKAGELDTAWVLRWLDDVGLPQHKESFLINRVDGRVLHRLTVDDLGVLHVTSLLHVASIKRGIQVLRENDYSAACLKRRSVPDEGPPTPNLVSLWTTHRVMEWLRAVDLAEYAPNLRGAGVHGGLMVHETKFTAELLASLLSIPPGKTLLRRHLNTHFKELLGRDIIQEKRDAQSTMGYIPLTPTAKLKTTKKSQFSLKRKKSKGEADYGDLVCPLNPEKSGEMNGSALNSSMGQMRRINQEEEDVYHLADKGAKSLPASVTNSPIPFRNVKQ